Genomic segment of Triticum dicoccoides isolate Atlit2015 ecotype Zavitan unplaced genomic scaffold, WEW_v2.0 scaffold14361-6, whole genome shotgun sequence:
ATTGTTTGTTCTGCAAGCACCTACCGCCGTGATCTCATGGATCAAGTAAGATTCTGCCATTTGGCCCAAAGAATTATCTGATGataccttttcccctttccttgctATAGCTACTGGATGTTTATTCTTTTTGAGGCAAGAGCACTTACTTTTGGCCTACTCATCCTGTGGTGTCTACTCCTAATTTTAGGAGTGAATATGGGCTGTGGACTGCTTTTCTTGCGCTTGTGGTGCGTTTGTTCTTACCCTTTCCAGGTAGAGTGACAAGGAAGATCTATACGTCCTGCTTAAAATCAAGTATGATATTTGATGAGACATGGAACAGATATATGTTACTTATGCATGTGCGTCTGTCTATTGCAGGTGAGCTAGAGCTTCCGCTGTCAACGATGCTGGCAGTCAGCGTTGCCCCTTACCAGGTGATGAATGTGAGGTATGAAACATTCTCGCCATTTGGAAAGACATTAGCTGTACTGTTTGCCTACTGCTGCATATGTTAGGTTCTTAGCTTTTCAGTTTATGTCCTGGTTGCTACTTTTTCCTCATTCTCTCCGGTCCTACTTCCTATCTACAGGGGAACTCAAGGTGGCGCGATAGTGTCGTTGGCACTAGCCGCGTACCTCGCCTTTCAGCACTTCACCAGGACCGGAGGAATAGGAAAAGCCTTCGATCAGGGATCGATAGTTGCAACCATGGCCATCATCTGTATCGCAGTTATCAATGTGATCCTGCTGTTCTGAGTTGCCAAGAGCCTCTTCAGAGTGCAGATATAAATAAAAAAGAAACCTTGTAGCGCATCATCCTGTCAGATTTTGTAGCTTGTTTTATCATAATAAGAATGACCTCTGAGTTGTGACATGACTGATGGTATATATCTCCATGTGCGGTATTGTTTGCGCAGTAGTTGTGTCTTGTGTGATACAGTGTTAGTGTTCAGTTATTCCTGATGGCCAGTTTCTCTCCTCCTTTGTCGATCCTCTTGCTCATCTTGGCATCAAAACTTTGGTATCAACGGAGCGCAGCAGTTTATTTGTTACTCTTGCTTTTTGCAGTGTGCTATTGGTTGCTAAAGAGACAGGCATACACAAATCTTGGCTCATGCCATGGTTTGCACAGCAAGCACCTAGCAGTGTAATCCCATGGATCAAGTAAGACGCTGCTATTTGGTGCAAAGAGCTATCTGATACATTTCCCCTTTGTTTCACATAAGAATACTCTCTTTTGGCCTGCTTATACTATGGTATCAATTCCTAATGTTAGGAGAGAATATGGACTGTGGACAGCTTTTCTTGCGATTTTGGTGCGCTTGTTCTTACCCACTCCAGGTAGGGTGACAAGGAGGGTTCAAACATCAGGCTAACATTGATTGGATAATCGGTAAAACATACAACTGGGGTATGTTACTTACGGCGCATGCTTTATGCCTATGGCAGGTGAGCTGGAGCTTCCACTCTCAACAATGTGGCTTATCATCATTGCTCCTTACCAGGTGATGAGTCTGAGGTATGAAACATTCTCCCTATTTTGGCTATACTGTGCTGCTACTACTATATCTGTTAGGGTATTGGTTTTTGCTCATTCGCTCGGATTCCTACCTGCCATGCACAGGGGAACTCAAGCTGGCAGGATACTATCTTTGGGGGTAGCCGTGTATCTTGCCTTTCAGTACTTCACCAGGAACAGAGGGTTGGGTAGAGCCTTCCGTCCGGGGTCGATAGTCGCGACCCTCGCCGTCATCTGCATCACAGTTACCAACGTGATCCTGCTGTTCTGAGTTGCAAAGAGTTCACCCCTTGTTGTAGGCCTGACTGTCGAGGGGAAGAGGAGGAGCTACTCCAGAGTGCAATCTACTGATATATGCATCTTCATGTACGGTATGCTTTGCAGTGGTTGTGTATAGTGTTCATTTATCCCTGATCCCCTTTGTTGACCCTCTTGTTTTTCTTTGCACCAGACTGAGTCGCACAGATAGAGGCGGGGCTTTAATTTTAGATTTTCTCTGTTCGATAACAATTTCACAGCCATCTCTTATATTTTGATGACAGTTTTTGTCGACACGGGGTACAATCAAACTCAAAAAAGAGCAGGAAAAGAATCTTTGGAATTGAGGAGCCCCTTGATATAAGAATGTACTCCCTATTGGGTATACTTAGGCATATAATTTTCTCCTAAGTCAAAATTTTCAAAGGTTGACCAAATTTATGGAAGAGTATATAAGAATGTGGTGCATAATCCTTGTATGGCCTAACATCTTGTCTGAAGTGAAAATTTTCATGGTTTCAGCAAATCTATTGAAAAAAAAATTAACATTTATAAATATTGTATATCCTATGAGAATGCATTTCATGATGTATTTGATGACATTGATTATGTATTGTTGATGTTGACGTTTTTCTATAATTTTGGTCAAACTTTAAAGGGTTTGACCTGAGACAAAAATGCATATGCCTTTGTAAACCAAAAAGGAGAGAGTAATTAAAATCTATACTACGGATGTCCCGTGCGAGTGTAGTTCCACTTCTTTAATATAAATAAAGATATTGACAATGGAAGATGAGTTATTTGATTACTCATCATATCGTCGGAATAATGCTACTTGATATTCCAATTCCTCATCATATCGTCGAGATCGATTTGACGTATTTTACGCTCTATGATATGAGCCGTAGTTCGATGAAAAGGTGCGGAAACAATAAAAGAGACGATGGAGCTTGGTAAAATTCATCATCTTAAAGTTGGAAATTTCAAATTCCGGAAACAAAGAATCTACCCTGTGTTCCTCAAATATGCAGAGACGGCTTTTGAATCGATTTGGAAAATCGATCGTTGTTTTGCGCTTCATCAGATCCAAAAAGCGCCCGAATTCGAAATAAAAAGAGAAGTTTCCTGAAAGAGTTCTTTTGAAGGATCTTTTTTTGCAGAATGCTCCCTCAGCTTGCATAGTTTCCTCTTTTCCATTCCACTTGTGGCAAAAAAAAAGGTGAAATCAGATTGAGTTATCATCTTAAAattgaaattttcaaattccagAAAAAGAGAATCTACCCCCGTGTTCCTCAAATACGCAACGACGGCTTTTGAATCGACCGTCGTTTTGCGCTTCATCGGGTCCAAAAAGCGTccaaaatcagaaaagaaaaaaggaagttTCTCAAAGAGTTCTTTTGAAGTAAATTTTTTTTTGCAGAATGCCCCCTTTCACATTTTTCCTCTTTTTCATTCCATccgtggcaaaaaagaaaaaaaagtggaaTCAGATTCAGTTACCACTCATAGACCGCGGCTCGCCTCCCCTCCGCTCCACCGTCCCTTGCATTTCTTCGCCGATTCCTCCTCGTCGCCCTCCCCTCCCCTGGCGACCTACCAGCGCCGCCCAGCCACCGCCGTGCCC
This window contains:
- the LOC119343851 gene encoding cold-regulated 413 inner membrane protein 1, chloroplastic-like — its product is MSISLRLAIPTAAPCPVPPRTARPAGNAACSPAPAARTAALRGCAALPMRPLPLGAGAARPCRGRGSGIVCNASAYLSPPTTQWVSVAAAAVLLLAKGTGIHKSFLVPLFVLQAPTAVISWIKSEYGLWTAFLALVVRLFLPFPGELELPLSTMLAVSVAPYQVMNVRGTQGGAIVSLALAAYLAFQHFTRTGGIGKAFDQGSIVATMAIICIAVINVILLF
- the LOC119343853 gene encoding cold-regulated 413 inner membrane protein 1, chloroplastic-like, whose amino-acid sequence is MPWFAQQAPSSVIPWIKREYGLWTAFLAILVRLFLPTPGELELPLSTMWLIIIAPYQVMSLRGTQAGRILSLGVAVYLAFQYFTRNRGLGRAFRPGSIVATLAVICITVTNVILLF